GAAAGCTACTCCATCTATGTGTACAAGGTACTGAAGCAAGTTCATCCCGATACGGGTATTTCCTCTAAGGCAATGGGGATCATGAACTCCTTTGTGAATGATATCTTCGAGCGTATTGCTGGTGAGTCTTCTCGTCTTGCGCACTACAACAAGCGCTCGACCATCTCTTCCCGGGAAATCCAGACTGCTGTGAGGCTTCTGTTACCGGGAGAATTGGCTAAGCACGCAGTGTCCGAGGGCACCAAGGCAGTTACCAAGTACACCAGCTCCAAGTAAACTGCAAAACTGATTCTGCTTGAAACCAAcggctcttttcagagc
This genomic interval from Erpetoichthys calabaricus chromosome 10, fErpCal1.3, whole genome shotgun sequence contains the following:
- the LOC127529355 gene encoding histone H2B 8-like — translated: MPEPKAAPAPKKGSKKAVSKSQAKGGKKRRKTRKESYSIYVYKVLKQVHPDTGISSKAMGIMNSFVNDIFERIAGESSRLAHYNKRSTISSREIQTAVRLLLPGELAKHAVSEGTKAVTKYTSSK